In Microvenator marinus, one genomic interval encodes:
- a CDS encoding zinc-ribbon domain-containing protein gives MDVRCPQCQTLYELETSQLKSREITLKCSQCQHVFKIETRQSSVVQENQRRWMIRSKKTGDILYVSSFDVLHQWLMQGKVRKSDQISRTGKKWVVISEIGEFMPIFQVIDSISNLMGSPEDSAIAARIPEQVMASAVPAPKVANEPIEREEVTQRARPPSPTPGPQELPPGPPSVHLEGPFAKPKEPEHSQDEWSLGAELGDLPSTTFDQELTSQTELPKSGAGRVVFALLLIAGIAAAGVYFFQRDLLDPVLGPANNEVVALSETPSKEKADKPAEKSGFEVGSEAGDKALSAALNAAEEQNAAKMSGVMKALRPSIDQALGLATEEAELAAEGGLVDYKLEEAKQALKYNRTAKAISVYEEVLKKDARNADAYVGLGWAYLQEGDNNEAVVKFQRGLELDARNGDALIGLGSAERQRGNLEAAMRAYDLYLGRHPRGDKVSIAQYQLDALKRQLGL, from the coding sequence ATGGATGTTCGTTGCCCCCAGTGCCAGACACTCTACGAGCTGGAGACCTCTCAACTTAAGTCGAGAGAGATCACGCTCAAGTGTAGCCAGTGTCAGCACGTCTTTAAGATCGAAACCCGTCAGTCTTCGGTGGTTCAAGAGAATCAGCGCCGCTGGATGATTCGTTCAAAAAAGACCGGCGATATTCTCTATGTCTCGAGCTTCGATGTGCTCCATCAGTGGCTCATGCAGGGCAAGGTCCGCAAGAGTGACCAGATATCTCGAACTGGAAAGAAATGGGTCGTGATATCTGAGATAGGCGAGTTCATGCCTATATTCCAGGTCATCGATAGTATTTCGAATCTGATGGGCTCACCTGAGGACTCTGCCATCGCGGCCAGGATTCCGGAACAGGTCATGGCCTCAGCTGTTCCCGCTCCAAAAGTTGCAAACGAGCCGATTGAGCGCGAAGAGGTGACCCAACGCGCACGGCCACCGAGCCCAACACCTGGCCCGCAAGAGCTGCCACCTGGCCCACCCTCCGTGCACCTTGAGGGTCCATTTGCCAAGCCAAAGGAGCCTGAACACTCTCAGGACGAGTGGTCTTTGGGAGCCGAACTTGGAGATTTGCCATCCACCACGTTTGACCAAGAGCTTACGTCTCAGACCGAGCTTCCAAAGTCGGGTGCCGGTAGGGTTGTGTTTGCACTTCTCTTGATTGCAGGCATTGCCGCAGCCGGTGTGTATTTCTTTCAGCGAGACTTGTTGGATCCAGTGCTCGGTCCAGCTAACAATGAAGTTGTGGCTTTGAGTGAAACGCCGTCGAAGGAGAAGGCGGATAAACCCGCTGAGAAGAGTGGGTTTGAAGTGGGCTCTGAGGCGGGTGATAAGGCCCTGAGCGCAGCTTTGAACGCGGCAGAGGAGCAGAACGCGGCGAAGATGAGCGGCGTGATGAAGGCTCTGCGGCCCTCGATTGACCAAGCACTCGGGCTTGCAACGGAAGAAGCAGAGCTCGCAGCAGAAGGCGGGCTGGTCGACTACAAGCTCGAGGAGGCCAAGCAGGCTCTGAAGTACAATCGAACCGCAAAAGCCATTTCGGTCTATGAGGAAGTTCTCAAAAAGGATGCACGCAACGCCGATGCCTACGTGGGCTTAGGTTGGGCCTACCTTCAGGAAGGCGACAACAACGAGGCCGTGGTGAAATTCCAGCGTGGATTAGAGCTCGATGCGCGCAACGGTGACGCATTGATCGGACTTGGGTCGGCTGAGCGCCAGCGTGGCAATCTGGAGGCCGCTATGCGGGCTTACGACCTCTATCTTGGACGGCATCCTCGTGGGGACAAGGTCAGCATTGCTCAGTATCAACTGGATGCACTCAAGAGGCAGTTGGGGCTCTAG
- the rpmG gene encoding 50S ribosomal protein L33, with protein MREKIRMVSSAGTGFFYTTMKNKRKTPDKLRLKKYDPVIRQHVEFVEAKIK; from the coding sequence ATGCGTGAAAAAATTAGAATGGTATCGTCAGCCGGGACCGGCTTCTTCTACACAACCATGAAGAACAAGCGAAAGACGCCAGACAAACTTCGTCTCAAGAAGTACGATCCCGTCATTCGTCAGCATGTTGAATTTGTAGAAGCCAAGATCAAGTGA
- a CDS encoding ATP synthase subunit I translates to MARLEITFVKNLVLKTLVVGAVFSLGLGVFVGWWMALSTAFGGLVAAANLKVVEFVTRRMMEAAENGHAQSTFWSIILVLKMLVLFGTIFYLIVRLELDAIGVVVGFSAFLPAIVWQVLVSKDESSTQD, encoded by the coding sequence ATGGCTCGCCTCGAAATCACCTTTGTAAAAAACCTGGTATTAAAGACCCTCGTCGTTGGGGCGGTTTTTTCTCTGGGTCTGGGTGTGTTCGTCGGCTGGTGGATGGCGCTCTCAACCGCATTCGGCGGGCTTGTCGCGGCAGCCAACCTCAAGGTGGTGGAGTTCGTAACACGCCGGATGATGGAGGCCGCAGAGAACGGTCATGCTCAGTCGACCTTTTGGTCGATCATTCTAGTGCTAAAGATGCTTGTACTTTTTGGCACAATCTTTTACCTGATTGTCCGCTTGGAACTCGACGCTATTGGCGTGGTTGTGGGTTTCAGCGCTTTTTTGCCAGCAATTGTGTGGCAAGTACTTGTTTCGAAAGACGAATCGTCAACGCAGGATTAA
- the atpB gene encoding F0F1 ATP synthase subunit A, with protein MADYTFLDLVPGYYESEAALVESMKIGGPLLNKSSQIGLTHIVWSCLAFVIIIGVALAVRGKFTNRETALVPEGKFSLRNFVEVLFGAVLGMMTDMMGEKKAKEFFPLIASLCVWIFVSNFMGLVPGLAPPTSNLNTSLAPAIMVFIVYNVAGIREHGIVNYLKHFMGPVIWIAPLMIVIELVGHAFRPISLGVRLTGNMTGDHMVLGSFGDLAYSIFSVPALLPIPFLALGTMVCTIQTLVFCLLSTVYIALAVEHSDH; from the coding sequence ATGGCTGATTATACTTTCTTAGATTTGGTTCCAGGCTATTACGAGAGCGAAGCCGCTCTTGTAGAGTCCATGAAGATCGGTGGACCTCTTTTGAACAAGAGCTCACAGATCGGCTTGACTCATATTGTCTGGAGTTGCCTTGCCTTTGTGATCATTATCGGTGTGGCCCTCGCCGTTCGTGGTAAATTCACGAATCGCGAGACAGCGCTCGTCCCCGAAGGCAAATTCTCATTACGCAACTTTGTAGAAGTCTTGTTCGGAGCGGTGCTCGGGATGATGACGGATATGATGGGCGAGAAAAAAGCCAAAGAGTTCTTTCCGCTGATCGCGAGCCTTTGCGTTTGGATCTTCGTATCGAACTTCATGGGACTTGTGCCTGGTCTTGCGCCTCCCACGTCGAACCTGAACACCAGCTTGGCACCAGCCATCATGGTATTCATCGTTTATAACGTGGCTGGCATCCGTGAGCACGGGATCGTCAACTACCTCAAACACTTCATGGGTCCTGTGATTTGGATCGCACCTCTGATGATCGTCATCGAGCTCGTGGGACACGCCTTTCGCCCCATCAGTCTTGGCGTTCGTTTGACCGGTAATATGACGGGTGACCACATGGTTCTCGGGTCATTCGGTGACCTTGCGTACAGTATTTTCTCGGTACCTGCCTTGCTTCCAATCCCGTTTTTGGCGCTTGGAACCATGGTTTGTACCATTCAAACACTAGTGTTTTGCTTGCTTTCCACCGTGTACATCGCGTTGGCAGTAGAGCATTCGGATCATTAA
- a CDS encoding response regulator, protein MHKTRVLVVDDSELICEMLKMVCESLGTEVQTFESATDVPDKDAADWIISDVNLPGVVDQDPVKTYRSKGIVGRVILISGRAQAELDEMAENTGAAGALSKDLGMMGMSAKLAELFEV, encoded by the coding sequence TTGCATAAGACTCGCGTACTAGTGGTGGACGATAGCGAACTCATCTGTGAAATGCTCAAGATGGTTTGCGAATCCCTAGGTACCGAAGTCCAGACTTTTGAATCCGCTACCGATGTGCCCGACAAAGATGCCGCGGATTGGATCATCTCGGATGTTAATCTCCCAGGTGTCGTAGACCAAGACCCGGTCAAGACGTATCGCTCCAAAGGTATCGTGGGGCGCGTCATCCTGATTTCAGGACGCGCGCAAGCCGAACTCGATGAGATGGCAGAAAACACTGGCGCCGCCGGTGCGCTCTCAAAAGATCTTGGAATGATGGGAATGAGCGCGAAGCTCGCGGAATTGTTTGAGGTCTAG
- the rpsR gene encoding 30S ribosomal protein S18, translating into MSKYQKINWRRRKKVDPFEQNKAWKIDYKNPELLKLFVTSTGKILPRRITGVNALNQRKLRQEILRARQIALLPYTTHHS; encoded by the coding sequence ATGAGCAAGTATCAAAAAATTAACTGGCGTCGGCGCAAAAAAGTCGATCCTTTCGAGCAAAACAAAGCCTGGAAGATCGACTACAAAAACCCCGAGCTCCTCAAGCTTTTCGTGACCTCGACTGGAAAAATTCTTCCTCGTCGCATCACCGGAGTGAACGCGCTCAACCAGCGCAAGCTTCGTCAGGAGATCCTCCGCGCTCGTCAGATCGCGCTCCTGCCTTACACGACGCACCACTCCTAA
- a CDS encoding response regulator — MELEKLAERIWEIASDPKVKSEGIQQIALGIQTLVQEINEGKVPRDWAKGVSEALGAFEELADATPLPPQKISGLDRFVASFIQESQKRMAGLSLSINGVFDSDNQEAVRLSAEHLHAIRGGAAMLELRDIARLAGALEKCIVSYGKAKDLASPTRPILRAFAVLKSTIENPDEAVDALVDDVIEELELAIKQLKTRHDEFRRDQTSTDTRVLEQRILVVDDVSTIASSIGFILTELDIPVDVANSGSEALEKLRKGAYSLVISDVSMPDMDGYELVKAMKADEMLEDVPIILLTQLDSEEDRARGLAAGADDFLIKGSIGGGELVARVSDLLVDAPYVPTRAESRRSVLIVEDTETIAASIAFVLSEGPYDIEIAHNGRDALRKIALRDFDLIISDIEMPAMTGLELLKTLKESPRTKDIPFVVLTSRSSGANAQEAIRLGATRFLVKGEVGAEKLLGLVNEVLEV, encoded by the coding sequence ATGGAGCTAGAGAAGCTCGCTGAGAGAATCTGGGAAATCGCTTCAGACCCGAAGGTCAAGTCCGAGGGTATCCAGCAAATCGCTCTGGGCATCCAGACGCTCGTCCAAGAGATAAACGAGGGCAAAGTGCCACGTGACTGGGCAAAAGGCGTCTCCGAGGCTCTGGGAGCGTTTGAGGAGCTAGCTGACGCGACTCCTTTGCCGCCTCAGAAGATCAGTGGGCTCGACCGATTCGTCGCCTCCTTCATCCAAGAATCCCAAAAACGCATGGCGGGGCTTTCGCTCTCAATCAACGGGGTCTTTGATTCCGACAATCAAGAGGCCGTTCGGCTCAGCGCGGAACACCTCCACGCTATCCGCGGTGGCGCAGCCATGCTCGAGCTCCGCGATATCGCTCGACTCGCCGGCGCCCTTGAAAAGTGCATTGTTTCCTATGGAAAAGCCAAAGATTTGGCCTCTCCTACAAGGCCGATTCTAAGAGCCTTTGCGGTTCTGAAGTCCACTATTGAGAATCCGGACGAAGCCGTAGACGCGCTGGTGGATGACGTCATCGAAGAACTCGAGCTCGCCATCAAGCAGCTTAAGACCCGCCACGATGAGTTTCGACGAGACCAGACTTCCACGGATACTCGTGTGCTGGAACAACGCATTCTCGTAGTTGATGACGTGAGCACCATCGCCTCGAGTATTGGCTTTATCCTTACAGAACTCGATATCCCCGTGGATGTGGCCAACTCGGGCTCAGAGGCGCTCGAAAAACTCAGGAAAGGCGCTTACTCGTTGGTGATCAGTGATGTGTCTATGCCGGACATGGACGGCTACGAGCTGGTCAAGGCCATGAAGGCCGACGAGATGCTCGAAGATGTTCCGATCATTCTTCTGACCCAACTGGACTCAGAAGAAGATCGCGCGCGAGGCCTAGCTGCTGGCGCGGACGACTTCCTGATCAAAGGTTCCATCGGCGGTGGCGAGCTCGTGGCTCGGGTCAGCGATTTGCTCGTTGATGCGCCCTATGTGCCCACGCGCGCCGAATCCAGACGTTCCGTTCTGATCGTCGAGGACACTGAGACTATCGCCGCTTCAATTGCTTTCGTGCTCTCGGAAGGCCCGTACGATATTGAGATCGCTCACAATGGCCGGGACGCGCTCCGCAAGATTGCACTCCGCGATTTTGACCTGATCATTTCCGATATTGAGATGCCCGCCATGACAGGGCTCGAACTCCTGAAGACGTTGAAAGAGAGCCCACGCACAAAAGACATTCCCTTTGTGGTCTTGACCTCGAGGAGCTCAGGCGCAAACGCTCAAGAGGCGATTCGGCTGGGCGCCACGCGGTTCTTAGTCAAAGGCGAGGTCGGCGCTGAAAAATTGCTCGGCCTTGTGAACGAAGTTCTGGAGGTCTGA
- a CDS encoding zinc-ribbon domain-containing protein produces MIVQCPACNSRYRIREANIPPSGGKIRCPSCGHSFVVYPESSSSPSNEDDDRTSITSQNALNQLVSGMASNKAVATEERTEQLDKDEVNRIRALQALAAKMGDADDGTLEMQNPMKIWQEAQDSLRRQDEELSEGEEDYDAAPTEVVSGANLANLPFPGAKVPAREPVGERVELKSSAPPLPAPPAIPKPPSLPPLPSAPSQDSPYSSGPSPSTMNRPPSGQFPTARPPSGAHPTPPSYGQPDSGPRFPMGSAPQPPAYGSQDWDSNSDASKDILAAIDEVAGDEPMAPPSAATPNLEHGGPWKLKTNFGLTYEFPDNKSLRSWLSSRDELDGYSLSADGENFFAVNQFTQLKSRPSVSGQIPSTGMSHLGIQQPSGLGNLPGSSGSGQYPSASTSGQFPTPSSGGSGQYPSMGAGTSGQYPSMGSGGSGQYPAMPPSSSTGAFTPPSQLGASPSQAHEQHQEVIQNTYRPPSRDAGGSKILWAVFVLLVIACVVLGLHTFNIVNFAEILGMESKPTPTQVAPIVAPVESIDAVIDENPEADIENLLKETRRDLRGKKLQSALDRLNTIETIAPNRAEVFELRAEAYEALGQTEEAEAAKARAEELKAAGEGAPEEPGTAEEPGAEAEGE; encoded by the coding sequence ATGATCGTTCAATGTCCAGCCTGCAATTCCAGGTACCGAATCCGTGAAGCGAATATTCCGCCATCTGGCGGTAAGATTCGTTGCCCCTCTTGTGGGCACAGCTTTGTCGTGTATCCCGAGTCTTCATCGTCTCCTTCAAACGAAGACGATGATCGAACGTCGATCACATCACAAAACGCGCTCAACCAGCTCGTCAGCGGCATGGCCTCCAATAAGGCGGTAGCGACCGAAGAGCGGACGGAACAGCTCGATAAAGACGAGGTCAATCGCATTCGTGCCCTCCAAGCACTCGCCGCAAAGATGGGCGACGCCGATGATGGCACGTTGGAGATGCAGAACCCGATGAAGATCTGGCAGGAGGCTCAGGATTCATTGCGTCGTCAAGATGAGGAACTCTCCGAAGGCGAAGAAGATTATGATGCGGCTCCAACCGAGGTTGTGAGCGGCGCGAACCTGGCCAATCTCCCTTTCCCTGGAGCCAAGGTCCCAGCACGAGAGCCCGTGGGAGAGAGGGTGGAGCTTAAATCGAGTGCGCCGCCGCTCCCGGCACCGCCTGCGATTCCGAAGCCACCATCGTTGCCGCCACTTCCGAGCGCGCCATCTCAGGACTCGCCTTATTCAAGCGGTCCTTCGCCTTCGACGATGAACCGTCCGCCATCTGGGCAGTTCCCGACTGCAAGGCCGCCTTCTGGCGCGCATCCCACTCCACCAAGCTACGGCCAGCCCGATAGTGGTCCTAGATTTCCGATGGGCTCTGCTCCGCAGCCACCTGCTTATGGAAGTCAAGACTGGGATTCCAACTCGGATGCCTCAAAGGATATCCTCGCAGCGATTGACGAGGTTGCCGGCGACGAGCCGATGGCACCTCCGTCGGCGGCTACTCCAAACCTCGAGCACGGTGGCCCTTGGAAGCTGAAGACCAATTTTGGGCTCACTTACGAGTTCCCAGACAATAAGAGCCTCAGAAGCTGGTTGTCGAGCCGTGATGAACTCGATGGTTACTCCTTATCCGCAGATGGCGAGAATTTCTTTGCGGTCAATCAGTTCACCCAACTTAAATCACGGCCTTCGGTGTCAGGCCAGATACCGTCCACAGGGATGAGTCATCTTGGGATTCAACAACCGTCTGGGCTTGGTAATCTGCCGGGCTCATCCGGCTCGGGACAATACCCATCGGCAAGCACATCGGGACAGTTCCCAACACCGTCCAGCGGTGGATCTGGGCAATATCCGAGTATGGGTGCAGGCACCTCTGGGCAGTATCCGAGCATGGGATCTGGAGGGTCCGGACAATATCCCGCCATGCCTCCCTCAAGCTCCACGGGTGCCTTTACTCCGCCTTCTCAACTTGGTGCGAGCCCAAGCCAGGCGCACGAACAACACCAAGAGGTTATCCAGAATACCTACAGACCACCTTCGCGAGATGCGGGTGGCTCTAAGATCCTCTGGGCCGTTTTCGTTTTGCTCGTGATCGCCTGCGTGGTTCTCGGCTTGCACACGTTCAATATCGTGAATTTTGCGGAGATTCTGGGCATGGAGTCCAAACCGACTCCTACACAGGTGGCTCCAATCGTGGCCCCGGTGGAGTCTATTGACGCCGTGATCGATGAGAATCCTGAGGCAGACATTGAAAACCTGCTCAAAGAGACGCGTCGAGACCTTCGTGGCAAGAAGCTTCAGAGCGCTTTGGACCGCCTGAACACCATTGAGACTATCGCTCCGAATCGAGCTGAAGTCTTCGAATTGCGGGCGGAGGCCTACGAGGCTCTCGGTCAGACCGAAGAAGCTGAAGCTGCTAAGGCACGAGCCGAAGAATTGAAGGCCGCTGGCGAGGGTGCTCCCGAGGAGCCCGGTACTGCCGAGGAGCCAGGGGCCGAAGCTGAAGGCGAGTAA
- a CDS encoding ATP synthase F0 subunit C codes for MKKLVAVLSSFGLVALFSVSAFAQGAAAADNVYSMFAMFALGAGFAIGVAAIGGALAQGRAAAAALEGIARNPGASQKLFTPLILGLALIESLVIYAFVIAILIVNRIDMTMLAQ; via the coding sequence ATGAAAAAGCTTGTTGCAGTTTTGAGCTCGTTTGGCCTCGTCGCCCTCTTTAGCGTTTCGGCTTTCGCACAAGGTGCAGCCGCAGCAGACAACGTCTACTCGATGTTTGCGATGTTCGCTCTTGGTGCTGGTTTCGCAATCGGTGTTGCCGCTATCGGTGGCGCCCTTGCTCAAGGTCGTGCAGCTGCTGCCGCCCTTGAAGGAATCGCCCGTAACCCAGGCGCTTCACAGAAGCTCTTCACCCCTCTGATTCTCGGCCTGGCTCTTATCGAGTCACTCGTCATCTACGCATTCGTTATCGCGATTCTTATCGTGAACCGAATCGACATGACGATGCTTGCTCAGTAA
- a CDS encoding Ig-like domain-containing protein has product MRITALLTALLIFAGCEDTPDVSQKAPDEVTRSQAITNLESILTLNGAQNTDELGASAVIFGTRAYIGAPGAGIVAVYERGSIGTWAQVQTIQAPNASANARFGHAVAASQDWLVVGAPGDSEGGLDAGAIYLFSRSNLNFVRKTTALGPGQKLGTSVFAGADVYGGGAPEANARGNLYVETQDPQTFDWGLAVSTSQLSQTNERLGASVVYDPLSDTIIAGMPGRASSKGAFVAFERVIVEDPNEPEPLPAEWPAFAEFEAQSSGASDRVAEALALDGQVLVAGAPGASRAHIFTWSKPQATWVKELSGAANTGFGSSVAARGSRVAVGRPLATPRGNVEIFGRDIGGASNWGLEHSQSENGSVVYGAGLFYGSKLVVGAPGQGGNVYIYDVPSVPTALDDAYTTSGFGVYSIGAPGVLGNDTDPEGDPLSATLVQTASNGTLTLNANGSFIYTPSQGFSGQDSFTYTATDGQGTSNVATVTITTPALNQPPVAVDDNAQTTLNASVLIDVLANDTDPENDPLTLTSVNAGQNGTTQIENGQVRYIPGFNFTGQDTFTYLVSADGGFDQATVTVTIETGNRAPVANADNINTLEDTPVTFDPLDNDTDPDQDQLNLVSVTGATKGSIAIQSGSVVYTPNPNVSGTDTFEYRVSDGQLESVGQIVVAIAEVPDPPVTVADEINVSENTSITIDVLANDSDPEGGDLVVSQVTQPANGTAQIVNNTVEYVPNSHYWGTDSFSYTAQDPSGRFASATVTVTVLRVNSVPVWIAPTPNRPIDHIAGLPLRIIVAARDDDPEDTVVYALANKPAAATFDAATGVFEWQTGLQNTNVLMTFSAADNDITITREVQVRLSFEDRDLDGLPDEWEIQVGLDPNDSDSDGDGISDKEEVGPDLSNPRDTDDDSTIDALDLDSDDDGLLDAEEGLVDTDGDGIPNYRDFDSDDDGVQDADDNCPLDQNEDQADLDGDGVGDLCDDDRDGDGISNARELEWNTDPDNPDTDGDLITDGQEWGLGQAPRDTDGDQVPDVLDLDSDDDTVPDSEEAGDSDLATPPIDSDSDGIPDFIDADSDNDGITDGFDNCRTVFNPDQIDADENGIGDTCDPDVADEDEDGIADLVDNCPSTPNMDQTDSDGDDLGDVCDDDRDGDGVPNDADNCPDAPNSDQEDMDQDGIGDVCDDDRDGDSIPNQTDNCPGISNPNQIDTDEDGRGDACTDVTVPGGPLEEEEEAGCSGCSSGAAPYIWPILLGFWLWKPRSRKTKKKTLAT; this is encoded by the coding sequence ATGAGAATTACGGCTCTACTCACAGCACTTCTGATTTTTGCAGGGTGCGAAGACACCCCCGACGTGTCCCAAAAAGCTCCAGATGAAGTTACTAGGTCTCAGGCGATCACAAACCTGGAGTCGATCTTGACGCTCAATGGCGCTCAGAATACCGACGAGCTCGGGGCGAGCGCGGTAATATTTGGGACTCGGGCGTATATTGGGGCACCCGGGGCAGGCATTGTTGCGGTTTATGAACGCGGGTCAATCGGGACGTGGGCACAAGTTCAGACTATCCAGGCGCCGAATGCATCTGCAAATGCACGCTTCGGACACGCCGTAGCTGCATCGCAAGATTGGCTCGTGGTCGGAGCCCCAGGGGATTCCGAAGGTGGTCTGGACGCTGGCGCCATCTACCTTTTCTCGCGCTCAAATCTAAACTTTGTGAGAAAAACCACGGCATTAGGACCGGGCCAAAAGCTCGGAACCAGCGTGTTTGCGGGGGCAGACGTCTATGGAGGCGGAGCACCCGAGGCGAACGCTCGTGGAAACCTCTACGTCGAGACTCAAGACCCTCAAACCTTCGATTGGGGGCTCGCCGTTTCAACTTCACAGCTCTCACAGACTAACGAGCGCCTTGGCGCCTCGGTGGTCTACGACCCGCTAAGCGACACCATCATTGCCGGAATGCCAGGGCGTGCGTCCTCAAAGGGCGCCTTTGTGGCGTTTGAAAGAGTCATAGTGGAAGACCCGAACGAGCCCGAACCACTACCCGCAGAATGGCCGGCCTTCGCTGAGTTTGAGGCACAATCAAGCGGGGCATCGGACCGAGTTGCCGAAGCTTTGGCCTTGGACGGCCAAGTCTTGGTAGCCGGAGCTCCGGGGGCCTCCAGGGCTCATATTTTCACGTGGTCAAAGCCACAGGCTACCTGGGTCAAAGAACTCAGCGGTGCGGCGAATACCGGGTTCGGAAGCTCCGTTGCCGCACGCGGATCAAGAGTCGCCGTGGGAAGACCGCTCGCGACCCCACGAGGAAACGTGGAGATTTTTGGACGCGATATCGGGGGCGCTAGCAACTGGGGGCTCGAACACTCTCAATCCGAGAACGGCTCCGTGGTCTATGGCGCCGGACTTTTTTACGGCTCCAAACTCGTGGTCGGGGCGCCAGGGCAGGGCGGAAACGTCTATATCTACGATGTGCCTTCGGTTCCGACTGCCCTTGATGATGCCTATACCACAAGCGGGTTTGGCGTTTACTCGATCGGGGCACCCGGAGTGCTCGGCAATGATACCGATCCAGAAGGTGACCCTCTGAGCGCGACGCTCGTGCAGACGGCGTCCAACGGCACGCTTACGCTCAACGCCAACGGGAGCTTTATCTACACACCGAGCCAGGGATTCAGCGGTCAAGACTCCTTCACGTATACGGCCACAGATGGGCAGGGGACCTCAAATGTGGCCACGGTCACCATCACGACGCCCGCACTGAATCAGCCTCCGGTAGCCGTGGACGATAACGCCCAAACTACCCTCAACGCGTCCGTGCTCATCGATGTTCTTGCAAACGACACAGACCCCGAAAACGACCCGCTCACGCTCACGAGCGTCAATGCGGGCCAAAACGGAACCACGCAGATCGAGAACGGTCAGGTCCGCTACATTCCCGGGTTCAATTTCACCGGGCAGGACACGTTCACATACCTTGTCAGTGCGGACGGTGGATTTGACCAGGCCACGGTCACCGTGACCATTGAAACCGGCAACCGAGCTCCCGTAGCTAACGCCGACAATATCAACACGCTTGAGGATACCCCGGTCACGTTCGACCCTCTGGACAACGATACGGACCCTGATCAAGACCAGCTGAATTTGGTCTCGGTGACCGGCGCCACCAAAGGCTCCATCGCCATCCAAAGTGGCAGCGTCGTCTACACTCCAAATCCTAACGTTTCGGGTACAGATACGTTTGAATACCGCGTCTCCGATGGCCAGTTGGAATCCGTGGGACAAATCGTGGTGGCCATCGCCGAGGTCCCTGACCCACCCGTGACCGTGGCAGACGAAATCAACGTCTCTGAAAACACCTCCATTACCATCGATGTTCTAGCGAACGACTCAGACCCGGAAGGCGGTGATCTGGTGGTGTCTCAGGTTACGCAGCCTGCCAATGGAACGGCTCAGATCGTCAACAATACCGTCGAATACGTTCCGAACTCTCACTACTGGGGCACGGATTCCTTCAGCTACACCGCGCAGGACCCAAGTGGACGTTTTGCAAGCGCTACCGTGACCGTCACGGTCTTGCGCGTGAACTCGGTGCCAGTCTGGATTGCACCTACACCCAACAGACCAATCGACCATATCGCAGGACTTCCTCTCAGAATCATCGTGGCTGCTCGAGACGACGACCCCGAAGACACAGTGGTCTATGCGTTGGCGAACAAGCCTGCGGCCGCCACCTTTGATGCGGCCACCGGAGTTTTTGAATGGCAGACGGGTTTGCAAAATACAAACGTACTGATGACCTTCTCCGCCGCTGACAACGACATCACCATCACGCGTGAGGTCCAGGTAAGGCTCAGCTTCGAAGACCGCGATCTCGACGGCCTCCCCGATGAATGGGAGATTCAGGTCGGCCTCGACCCCAACGACTCCGATTCCGACGGCGACGGTATTAGCGACAAAGAAGAGGTAGGACCAGATCTCTCAAACCCGAGAGACACGGACGATGACAGTACCATCGACGCACTCGATCTCGACTCAGATGATGACGGCCTTCTCGATGCCGAAGAAGGCCTGGTCGACACGGATGGCGACGGCATTCCGAACTACCGAGATTTCGACTCGGATGATGACGGCGTGCAAGATGCGGATGATAACTGCCCGCTAGACCAGAACGAAGACCAAGCTGATCTCGATGGCGATGGTGTGGGAGATCTCTGTGATGACGACAGAGACGGCGATGGCATCTCCAATGCTCGAGAACTCGAGTGGAACACCGACCCGGATAACCCAGACACGGATGGCGATTTGATCACCGACGGACAAGAGTGGGGTCTTGGCCAAGCGCCTCGCGACACTGACGGCGACCAGGTTCCGGATGTGCTCGACCTCGACTCCGATGACGATACCGTCCCTGACTCAGAAGAAGCCGGGGATTCTGATCTGGCCACACCGCCGATCGATTCGGATTCGGACGGCATTCCGGACTTCATCGACGCGGATTCGGATAACGACGGCATCACCGATGGTTTCGATAATTGCAGGACCGTCTTCAATCCTGATCAAATCGACGCGGATGAGAACGGCATCGGGGATACGTGTGATCCCGATGTCGCCGACGAAGACGAAGATGGGATCGCCGATCTCGTAGATAACTGTCCTTCAACGCCGAATATGGATCAGACGGACTCGGACGGCGACGACCTCGGCGATGTGTGCGACGATGACCGCGACGGTGATGGCGTGCCTAACGACGCTGATAACTGCCCAGATGCTCCGAATTCAGACCAAGAAGACATGGATCAAGATGGGATCGGTGATGTTTGTGATGATGACAGGGACGGGGACTCCATTCCCAATCAGACTGACAATTGCCCCGGAATTTCTAATCCAAATCAGATAGATACGGATGAGGACGGCCGTGGGGACGCCTGCACAGACGTGACGGTGCCGGGCGGGCCGCTCGAAGAGGAAGAGGAGGCCGGTTGTTCGGGCTGTTCGAGTGGTGCTGCCCCTTATATCTGGCCGATTCTTCTGGGTTTCTGGCTCTGGAAGCCAAGAAGTCGAAAAACTAAGAAAAAAACACTTGCAACTTAA